In Nocardioides sp. W7, the genomic stretch ACCGGCTTCCGCGACACCGTGCTCGCCAGCCGCGACACCAACCCGCTGATCCAGCTCACCTACAACCTCGGCGACTGGTTCACCTCGGTCGTCGGCTGGGCCCAGCGGATGGTCTCGATCCCCGACTACCCGCGACCGGTTCCGCAGCTGGGCTGGCTCGGGGTGACGGCGCTGGCGTCCTGGGTCGGGCTGGCGCTCGGCGGCTGGCGGATCGCGGTCCTGGTGGCCGCGTCGTTCCTGTCCTTCGGCGCCTTCGGCTACTGGTCCGAGGCCCTCGACCTGCTCATCGTCACCTTCGTCGCCGTCGCGGCCTCGGTGCTGATCGGGCTCCCGCTCGCGGTGCTCTACGGCACCGGCGGGCGGACGGTCCGGGTGGTCATCACCGGCGTCCTGGACGCGATGCAGACCATGCCGACCTTCGTCTACCTGCTGCCGATCGTGCTCTTCTTCGGCATCGGTGCCGCCGGCGCCGTGGTGTGCACGCTGGTCTACGCCCTGCCGCCCATCATCCGGATCGCCGGGCACGGCATCCGCTCGGTCTCCGGCACCACGATCGAGGCGACCGACTCCGTCGGCCAGACCCGGTGGCAGCGGCTCACCAAGGTCCAGCTCCCGATGGCGCGCGCGACCATCGTCGTCGGCCTCAACCAGACGATCATGGCGGCGCTCTCGATGGCGACCATCGCGTCGTACGTCGACGGGCCCGGCCTCGGGCAGCCGGTGCTCTCCGCGCTGACCCGCCTCGACGTCGGCGGCGCGTTCGTGCCCGGCATGCTGATCGTGGTGATGGCCGTGATGCTCGACCGCACCACCACCGCCGCCAGCGAGCGCCCCGAGAAGCTCGCCCGGGCGGGCGCCGACCCGCGACTGCGCCGGATCGTGCTCGCCGTCGCGGCGGTCGGGGTCTGCGTCGCCGTGTGGGTCTCGCGCTACTTCCCGTCGGCCGCGAAGTTCCCCGAGCTGACGTGGGGCCGCACGGTCGCCGATGCGGTCGACCGCTTCTTCACCTGGTTCCTCGACACCTTCGGCGGCGCGACGCAGGCCTTCAAGGACGCGATCAGCACCGCCCTGCTGAACCCGCTGCAGGCACTCCTCGGCGAGTCCCCCTGGTGGCTCGCCGGGGCCGCGATCCTCGCCCTGGCGGCCGTCTTCGGCGGTTGGCGGGCCCTGCTCCCGACCGTGCTCTGCCTGGCCGGCATCCGCTTCCTCGACCTGTGGCACGACACCATGCTCACCTTGACGATGACCCTGGTCGGCACCCTGATGGTGGTCGCCCTCGCCCTGGTCCTCGGGGTCTGGATGGCCCGCAGCCACCGGGTCGACGTCGCCCTGCGCCCGCTGCTCGACGCCGGCCAGACCATCCCGCCGTTCGTCTACCTGATCCCGGTGCTGGCGCTCTTCGGGACCTCCCGCTTCACCGCGATCGTGGCGGGCGTCGTGTACGCCGCCCCGGTCGCCGTCAAGCTCGTCGCCGACGGGGTCAAGGCCGTCTCGCCGACCACCCTCGAGGCGTCGCGGTCGACGGGGGCGACGACCTGGCAGGAGATCACCAAGGTGCAGCTGCCGATGGCCCGCGGCTCCCTCGTGCTCGCCGCCAACCAGGGCCTGCTCTACGTGCTGGCCATGGTCGTCATCGGCGGCCTCGTCGGCGCCCAGGCGCTCGGCTACGACGTCGTCCTCGGCTTCTCCCGCTCCGAGGAGTGGGGCAAGGGCGCCGCCGCCGGCCTCAGCATCGTGCTCCTCGGGATCATGATCGACCGGATCGCGCGGGCCTCGGCCCGCGAGGTCTAGCCGTCTCTCGGCACCTCGGGACTGTGACCACGCCACACCAACCCACCAAGGAGAACAAGTTGCGGAACTCAGGAAAGCGGGTGGCCGGCCTCGCCTCGGTTGCCGCGTGCGTGACCCTCACCCTCGCCGGATGCGGCGGCAGCTCGATCGACGACGAGACGAAGGCCAACGAGTCGCAGGCCGGCGACGCCGGCGACTGCGGGGACCTCAACCTCGCGGTCAACCCGTGGGTCGGCTACGAGGCCGACGCCTACGTCGTCGGTCACGTCGCCGAGGCCGAGCTCGGCTGCAAGGTCAACTACCGCGAGCTGAAGGAGGACGTCTCCTGGCAGGGCTTCGGGACCGGCCAGGTCGACGTGGTCCTCGAGGACTGGGGCCACCCGGACCTGGAGAAGAAGTTCTTCGAGGGGACCGGCGACGGCAGCGCGACCGACTTCGGGCCGACCGGCAACGTCGGCGTCATCGGCTGGTACGTCCCGGCGTGGCTGGCCGAGGAGCACCCCGACATCCTGGAGTGGGAGAACCTCAACAAGTACGCCAAGGAGTTCGCCACCTCCGAGTCGGAGGGCCAGGGCCAGTTCCTCGGCGCCGACCCGTCGTTCGTGCAGTTCGACGAGGCGATCGCCAGCAACCTCGACCTCGACTTCAAGGTCGTCTTCTCCGGCAGCGAGGCCGCCAGCATCACGGCGTTCCAGCAGGCCGAGAAGAACAAGGAGTTCCTGATCGGCTACTTCTACGAGCCGCAGTGGCTCTTCGCCGAGGTGGCGCTGGCCAAGGTCGCGCTGCCGCCGTACGAGGAGGGCTGCCAGGACGACCCGGCGAAGGTCGCCTGCGACTACCCCGAGACCGAGCTGAAGAAGGTCGTCTCCACCTCGTGGGTGGAGGAGGACAGCACGGCCGTCGGCCTGGTCCAGAACTTCACGTGGACCAACGACGACCAGAACCTGGTCGCGAAGTACATCTCCCAGGACGGCATGTCCGCCGAGGACGCCGCCGCCAAGTGGGTCGAGGAGAACCCCGACAAGGTCGAGGCCTGGCTCTCCTGAGCTGACGCCGCTGGTTGAGCAGCGAAGGACGAAGTCCTGAGCGTGTCGAAACCCCCGCAGCCGACGTGCGTCGTCGGCTGCGGGGGTTTCGACACGGTTGCTGGCGCAACCTGCTCAACCACCGGTAGGCTTGTTGCACATCGTGATATTCGTTGCGCATAGCGCAACACATCGGAGGATGTCGTGAGCGGACCCAAGGTCGTCGTCATCGGGGCCGGCGTGGTGGGGGCGGCGCTGGCCGACGAGCTCACGGAGCGCGGCTGGACCGACGTGACGGTGGTCGACGCGGGGCCGATCCCGCACACCGGCGGCTCCTCGACGCACGCGCCCGGGCTGGTCTTCCAGGCCAACTCCTCGCGGATGATGACCGAGCTGGCGACGTACACGGTCGAGAAGCTGGTGTCTCTCGAGACCGACGAGGGGCCGTGCTTCCTGCAGGTCGGCGGCCTGGAGGTCGCGACCAGCCCCGACCGGCTCCGGGAGCTGCACCGGCGGGCCGGCTGGCTGGCCGCCACCGGTGTGCCCGCCCGGGTCCTGACGCCCGCGGAGTGCGTCGCCCAGCACGACCTGCTCGACCCCGCGGTCGTGCTCGGCGGCCTGCTCACCCCGACCGACGGGCTGGCCAAGGCGGTGCGCGCGGTCGACGCGCAGACCCGCCGGGCGGCCGAGCGGGGCGCGACGCTCCGCCCCGGAACCGAGGTGCTGGACGTGCTCGTCGAGGACGGCCGGGTCGTCGGCGTCGAGACGCTGAGCCGGACCTCAGGGCGCGGCCGGATCGACGCCGACCTCGTGGTCTGCTGCGCCGGCATCTGGGGGCAGAAGATCGCCGCGATGGTCGGCCTCGACCTGCCGCTGACCCCGCTGGAGCACCAGCTGGTGCACACCACCCCGGTGCCGGCACTGGCCGCCCAGACCGAGGAGGTACGCCGCCCGATCCTGCGCCACCAGGGCGCGGACCTCTACTACCGCGACGACCACGACCGACAGGTGATCGGCTCCTACGCGCACCGCCCGATCCCGGTCGCCGTCGCGGACTTCGAGGGCTGGGACGGTCCCGAGATGCCGAGCGTCCGGGTCTTCACGCCCGACGACTTCGAGGGGCCGTGGAAGGACTCGCAGGCGCTGCTGCCGGCCCTGGCCGAGGCGGGCGTCGAGTCCGGCATCAACGGCATGTTCTCCTTCACCACCGACGGCGCCCCGCTGATCGGGGAGAGCCCCGACGTCGCCGGCTTCTGGGTCGCCGAGGCGGTCTGGGTGACCCACTCCGCCGGCGTCGGTCGCGCGGTGGCCGAGCTGCTGGTCGACGGCGTCCCGACGACCGACCTGCACGAGGCCGCGCTCGACCGCTTCGAGGCCCACCAGCGCGGGCCGGCGTACGTCCTCGAGCGCGACCAGCAGAACTTCGTCGAGGTGTACGACGTCCTGCACCCGCTGCAGCCGATGACCTCGCCGCGGCCGCTGCGGCTCTCGCCGTTCCACCGCCGCCAGGAGGAGCTGGGCGCCTACTTCCTCGAGGCGAACGGCTGGGAGCGACCGCAGTGGTACGCCGCCAACGCGTCGCTGCTGGACGACTACGACGTACCCACGCCCGGCGACTGGGCGAGCCGCTACTGGTCCCCGATCGCCGGCGCCGAGGCGCTCGCGACCCGCGAGCGGGTGGCGCTGTACGACATGACGGCGCTGAAGCGGATCGAGGTGGTCGGTCGCGGCGCGACGGACTTCCTGCAGGGCCTGGTGACCGGCAACGTCGCGACCTCGGTCGGCAGCGTGACGTACTGCCTGCTGCTCGACCCGCGCGGCCGGATCCGCAGCGACGTGACGGTGGCCCGGCTGAGCGCGCCTCCCGGCCGGCAGCGCTACCAGGTCGGCGCCAACGGGAACCTCGACCTCGCCTACCTCCAGGAGCGAGCGCCGGCCGACGTGTTCGTCCACGACGTCACGCCCGGCACCTGCTGCCTCGGGCTGTGGGGCCCGCTGGCCCGCGAGGTGGTCCAGAGCGTGTCGACCGACGACTGGTCCAACGACGGCGTGAGGTACTTCCGCGGCATCGAGGCGCACGTCGGGATGGTGCCGGTGACCGCGCTGCGGCTGTCGTACGTCGGCGAGCTCGGCTGGGAGCTCTACACGACCGCCGACCTGGGCCAGAAGCTCTGGGACACCCTCTGGGCCGCCGGGCAGGAGCACGGGATCATCGCCGGCGGCCGGGCCGCCTTCAGCTCGCTGCGGCTGGAGAAGGGCTACCGCTCCTTCGGCGCCGACATGACCTGGGACCACACCCCCGCCGAGGCCGGCGTCGGCTTCGCGGTGAAGACGGCCAAGGAGGCGTTCGTCGGCAAGTCCGCCCTCGCGGCGCTGAGCGAGCCCACTCGCAGGCTGGTCTGCCTGACCTCGACCGACCCGCAGGCGGTCGTGATGGGCAAGGAGCCGGTGCTGCACGGGGGCGACGCGGTCGGCTATGTCACCAGCGCCGCCTGGGGCTTCACCGTCGAGCGCGCGATCGCCTACGCCTGGGTCCCCGCGGAGCTGAGCAGCCCCGGCACGGAGCTGACCGTCGGCTACTTCGACCAGGAGCTCCCCTACGTCGTCACCGAGGAGCCGCTCTTCGACCCGGCGATGACGAGGCTCCGCGGATGAAGGTCAGCGACCGGCTTCCCGAGCACCCCGACTTCCTCTGGGCCGACGCCGAGCCGAAGAAGGCGTACGACGTCGTGGTCGTCGGCGGCGGCGGGCACGGCCTGGCCACGGCGTACCACCTCGCCAAGGACCACGGGATCACCGACGTGGCGGTGCTGGAGAAGGGCTGGCTGGCCGGCGGCAACATGGCCCGCAACACCACGATCATCCGCTCCAACTACCTCTGGGACGAGAGCGCCGGCATCTACGAGCACTCGCTGAAGCTGTGGGAGACGCTGGAGGAGGAGCTCGGGACGTCGGTGCTGTTCAGCCAGCGCGGCGTGCTCAACCTCGCCCACAGCCTCCCCGACATCCGCGAGGGCAAGCGCCGGGTCAACGCCAACCAGCTCAACGGCCTGGACGCGCAGTGGCTGACGCCGGAGGAGATCGGCCGGCTCGTCCCGATCCTCGACGTCACCGACCGGCCGCGGCACCCGGTGCTCGGCGGCACCTTCCAGCCGCGCGCGGGCATCGCCAAGCACGACCACGTCGCGTGGGGCTACGCGCGAGCGGCGCACGCGCTCGGCGTCGACATCGTCCAGGGCTGCGAGGTGAGCGGGTTCGTGACCGACGGCGACACCGTGACGGCCGTCGAGACCTCCCGCGGGCGGATCGGGCTGGGCCGGCTCGCCCTGTGCGCGGCGGGGCACTCCTCCGTGCTGGCCGACCTGCTCGGCGTCCGGCTCCCGGTGCAGAGCCACCCGCTGCAGGCGCTGGTCTCCGAGCTGTTGGAGCCGGTGCTCGACACGGTCGTGATGTCGAACGCCGTGCACGTCTACGTCTCGCAGGCGCACAAGGGCGAGCTGGTGATGGGCGCCGGCGTCGACCCGCAGGTCGGCTACGGCCAGCGCGGCTCCTTCCACGTCATCCAGGACCAGATGGCCGCGGCCGTCGAGCTGTTCCCGATCTTCGCGCGCGCCCACGTGTTGCGCACCTGGGCCGGCATCGTCGACGTCACCCCCGACGCCTCGCCGATCATCGGCCGTCTCCACCAGTGGGAGAACGCCTACGTCAACTGCGGCTGGGGCACCGGCGGCTTCAAGGCCACGCCCGGTGTCGGGTCGGTGTACGCCGCCACCGTCGCCCAGGAGCGCCCGCACCCGCTGGCCGAGCCGTTCGCGCTCGACCGGTTCGTCACCGGCCGGCTGATCGACGAGCACGGCGCGGCCGCGGTGGCCCACTGATGAAGGCACAGCGATGATCCGGGTCCCCTGCCCGCACTGCGGCGAGCGCGACGAGACCGAGTTCCACTACGGCGGCGAGGCCGGAGTCGACTACCCCGCGGACCCGGGCGCGCTCGACGACGCCGCGTGGTCGTCGTACCTCTTCGTGCGGAGCAACCCGCGGGGCTGGCTCCGCGAGCGCTGGTTCCACGGCGCCGGCTGCCGGCGCTGGCTGACCGTGGAGCGGCACACCGTCACCGACGAGATCAGGAGTCCCTCGTGAGCCGGCGTCTCGACACCGGGGGCACCCGGATCGACCGCTCCCGCCCGATCCGCGTGAGTGTCGACGGCGAGGAGCTCGAGGCGTACGCCGGCGACACGCTGGCCTCCGCGATGCTCGCCGCCGACCTGCCGCTGGTCGGCCGGGGCATCTACTCCGGCCGCCCGCGGGGCGTCGTCGGCGTCGGCCCCGAGGAGCCCAACGCCTGGGTCCAGGTGCTCTCGCGCGGCGGCGAGCCGATGGTGCAGGCCACCCTGCTCGAGGTGTACGACGGCCTCGCGGTCGAGCGGCTCGCGGGCCGGGGCCGGCTGTCGCCCGATCCGGAGACGACCCGCCTCGACACGCTGTTCTCGCACTGGGAGGTCGTGGTGGTCGGCGGCGGGGCGGCCGGCCTGCGCGCGGCGGCCCAGGCCGCCGAGGCGGGCGAGGGCCGGGTGCTGCTCGTCGACGACCAGCCCGCCCTCGGGGGCTCGGCGGCCGACCTGCCCGCCGACTCGCCCCCCGGCCGCGATCTCGCGACGTTCCTCGAGCGCCTCGACGGCGTCACCGTCCGGACCCGCACCACGGTCACCGGGTTCTACGGCCACGGCCGCCTGGTCGCCGTCGAGCGACTCCCAGAGATCGCCGGCGACCGGCTGCACCACCTGCAGGCCGGCCGGGTCGTGCTCGCCACCGGCAGCCAGGAGCGGGGCCTGGTCTTCGAGGACGGCGACCGACCCGGCGTGATGCTGGCCTGCGCGGCGGCCGACCACCTGCGCCGCTACGCGGTCCGGCCCGGCGAGCGCGCGGTCGTCTGGGTCGCCCACGACCCCGGTCTGCACGCCGCACTCGAGCTGGCCGACGCGGGTGTCGAGGTGCTGGCCGTGCTCGACGTCCGAGACGGGATGGGCCAGCCGCTCGCCGCGGCGTTCGCCGCCCGCGGGATCCCGGTCCACCTGGGCGGGGAGGTGACCGGCACCGACGGCCCCGAGGACGGCCGGCTCACCCGGGTCCACACCAGCGCCGGCCTGTACGACGCCGACCTGCTCGCGGTCAGCGGCGGCGCCAACCCGGCCGTCCAGCTGTGGAGCCACGCCGGCGGGCGGACCCGGTGGTCCGACGAGGTGGCGGGCTTCGTGCCGCTGCCCGGGCCCGGGTCCGCGCTCGATGACCGGGTAAGCACCGTGGGTGCAGCGGCGGGCGAGCTCGGGGGCCGGCGGCCGACGTACCTCTTACCGGCGACGCACTTCCGCTCCTCGGTCGGCGACCCGGAGCGGGTCTTCCTCGACCCGCACCGCGACGCGACCCTGCACGACCTGCGGCGCGCGCACACCGCCGGCCTGACCGGCGTCGAGCACGTCAAGCGGTTCACGACCATCGGCACCGGCGCGGACCAGGGCCGCGGCTCGGGGGTGCTGAGCGTCGGCGTGCTCGCGCAGGAGCTCGGCCGGCCCGTGGGCGAGGTCGGGACGACGACGTACCGGCCGCCGTACCTCCCGCTCTCCTTCGGGCTGCTCGCCGGCCGCAACCGCGGCCTGCTCTCCGACCCGGTCCGGCTCTCGCAGCTGCACGACCGGGTCGCGCACGCGCCGATGGAGAACGTCGGGCAGTGGAAGCGGCCGTGGTACTTCCCCGCTCCGGAGGAGGCTCTGGACGACGCCGTCGCCCGCGAGGTGCGGGCGGTGCGCACCGGCGTCGGGATGATGGACGCCTCGACACTCGGCAAGATCCTGCTGCAGGGCACCGACGTCGGCGTGCTGCTCGACCGGGTCTACACCAACCTGTTCTCGACGCTGAAGGTCGCCAAGGTGCGGTACGGCGTGATGTGCGGCCCCGACGGCATGGTGATCGACGACGGCACCACGGCCCGACTGTCGGAGACCGAGTGGCTGATGTCGACCACCACCGGCAACGCGGCCGCCGTCCTCGACGCGCTCGAGGAGTGGCACCAGACCGAGTGGCCCGAGCTCGACGTGAGCATGACGTCGGTGACGGACCAGTGGTCGGTGGTCGCCGTGGCCGGACCGCGCTCGCGCGAGGTGGTCGCCGCGCTCGCACCCGAGCTGGACTGCTCGGCCGAGGCGTTCGGCTTCATGGAGTGGCGCTCCGCCCCGGTGGCCGGGATCCCGGCGCGGGTCATGCGGATCTCGTTCTCCGGCGAGCTGGCCTTCGAGATCGACGTCCCCAGCTGGTGGGGCGCGGCCCTGTGGGACGCGGTCGCGCAGGCCGGCGCGGCGTACGGCATCACGCCGTACGGCACCGAGACGATGCACGTGCTGCGGGCCGAGAAGGGCTTCCCGATCGTCGGGCAGGACACCGACGGCACCGTGACGCCGTACGACCTCGGGCTGGGGTGGGCGGTCTCGAAGAAGAAGGTCGACTTCATCGGCAAGCGCTCGCTGGCCCGTGCCGACGCCCAGCGCCCGGACCGGCGGCACCTGGTCGGCCTGAAGCCCGTCGACGGCACCTCGCGGATCGCCGAGGGTGCCCAGCTGGTGGCGCACGGCGCCGACCTGACGGCGTACCCGGTGCCGATGGCCGGGCACGTCACCAGCGCCTACCCCGCCGGCCACGACGGGCGCCCGTTCGCGCTCGCGCTGCTCGACGGCGGCCGGGACCGGATCGGCGAGGTGCTCGACGCCGTCGACGACCTGGTGCCGGTGCCGGTGCGGGTCACCGGGCCCGTGTCGTACGACGAGGAGGAGGCCCGCCGTGACGGCTGACGTGCTCGCGCTGCGGCGCTCGCCGCTGGAGGGGACCGGCTTCGGCGTCGTCGGCCTCGGGCTGACGATGGCCGAGGAGCCGTTCCGCTCGCTGGTCGAGGTGCGCTCGGACGTCGCACCGAGCGTCGCGCCGGGCGTCTCGCCGTCGGCCGGGCACGTCTGGCGGCTCGGGCCGGACTGGTGGCTGGTCGACGGCCCGCCGCCGTCGGAGCCGGCGCTGGAGGTCCCGCTGGCCGGGCAGCTGCGCGGTCCGGGTGCCGCGGCGACCGACGTCTCGGCCCACCGGACCACCATCGTGCTGACCGGCGAGCACGCTGCGACCGTGATCGCGCACGGCTGCCCGATCGACCTCTCCGTCGTACCGGTCGGCGGCTGCGTCCAGGGCACCCTCGCCGGCGCCCAGGTCGCGATCGGCCGGGTCGGCCCGAACACGCTCCGGCTCTACGTCCGCGCCGCCTTCGCCCGCCACCTGGCGGCCTGGCTGAGCGACGCGGCGACGCCGTACCTCTGAGGGCTCGCCGTCGGCACCAGCAGCGCCGCTGCTTGTAACGCAGCGACATGTAGGGGTGAAGGATGTTCACCTAGCTGCTGGAGGACCCATGCCCACGCCTTCGTGGACCGACGAGCACGCACGACTGGTCGCTGACTCGGCGCCGCTGGTCCCGACACCGACCGAGGCTGAGGTCGATCGGGTCTGGGACGTGGTCGCCGAGGTCGTCACGGCTCCCGCAGCCACCCGGCGCCCCCGGCGACGGATCGCGTGGGGGGTCGGACTGGCCGCGCTCGTCCTGGGCACGTCCGGGGTGGCCGTGGCCGGCACGGCCGTGTGGCAGGCCCGGACCGGCGAGTTCCAGACCGACCCGGAGAGCATCCGACTGGGCGGTCCCGGTGAGCTGATCGACCCCAGTGGCGCCGACTACGAGCAGGTGCTCCGCGAGGAGATCTCCGACATCCCCTTCCCCTCGGACGGGGCGCGGGAGATCGCGGTGGCCGACCAGGTGAGGTTCGCCCGCCGGGACGCGGCGGGCATGGAGATGGCGCGGGCCCGCGGTGACGAGGACTGGTCCATGCGACAGGTCACCGGGGGCATGCGGGCCGAGGCGGCGCGAGCGGCCATCTGCTCCTGGGCGAACGCTTGGGCGGCGACCACGGCGGCCGGTGACGCCGACGGCCGCGCCGAGGCCATCGAGATGCTCGAGGCCTCGCGCACCTGGCCGGCGGTGACCGACGTCGACGCCCTCCAGACGCTCACCTGGAAGAAGCAGTGGGTCACCGACTCGGAGACGGGTGCGACCCGGCGGGAGCCCTACCTGGACAACACCGTCTTCGCCTACCTCCCGCTCGTCGTGGCGGCCGCCCGAGGACGCGACGCCGAGGCAGTGGGCCGGCCCCTCGTGGAGTACACGCGTTGCGTCCCGGAGCTGATGCCGGACCTGCCCGCTGCGGTGCCCGCCGAGCACCGGGTCCCGTGACATGGGTCGCCCCCTGACCGGTCAGGAGTTCGAGGAGCTCTACCGCGCGACGGTCCACGACCTGATCGCCTACCTGCGCCGCCGGGGCGCCGCCGACGCCGAGAACGACGTGGCGGAGGTCTACGCCATCGCCTGGCGTCGGCGGGTCGACCTGCCCGCGCCCATGATGCGCCGGGCCTGGCTCTTCGGCACGGCGCAGAAGGTGCTGCAGGCCAACCACCGCCGGCAGGCACGGGAAGGCAGCGCCGCCGCTGAGCTCGCGCACCGCCCCGACGACTCCCCGGTGGCCGACCAGGACAGCCTGACGACGGCCACCGTGGCAGCGGCGATGGCCCGGCTGCCTTCCGGGGACCGGGAGATCCTCCGGCTCGTCGAGTGGGAGCGCGTGACGACGGCCGAGCTCGCCACGGCGCTGGGGGTCCGCCCTGCCACGGCCCGCGTCCGCCTGCACCGGGCTCGGAAGGCGTTGGCGGGTGACCCGGCGGTACGGGCGCTGGTCGATCGACCCGACCCGGATGAGCGCTACCTGGGCAGCACGTCCCAGGTCTCACCCAGGTCGTCGGAGGTGTACGCCGAGGCCAGCCGCCAGCTCAGGGCGTACAGCCGGCCGCCCGCGGTCCGCACCGACCAGCCGTCGACGTCGCCCCCGACGTCCGGCAGCGCGAGCGGCTCCCAGGCGCCGCCGTCGAGCGGGACGGCGTAGCCCGGCTGGTCCCACCCCGAGAGCAGCAGCCGGCCGTCCGGGAGCACGCCGACATCGGCGCCGAACCACTGCTCGCCCGCGCCGACCTGGGCCGGCACCGCGCGCCACGGCTCGGCGCCCGGCGCTGCGACGTCGCGCACCTGCAGGGAGAGCAGCCGCTCGCCGCCGTCCTCGTCGAGACCGGCGAGCGGCACCACGACCCGGTCGCCGGCCACCGCGATCCCCAGCGGGTGGGCGTCGCGCGGCAGCGAGATCGGGACCCGCTCCCAGCTCGACCCACCGTCGGCCGAGTGCAGCACCGGCAGCTCGTCACCCCACTCACCCAGGACCCAGACGCCCCCGGTCTCGTCCACCGCCTGTCCCTGGGCCGAACGTCCGGCGGGACTGCGCGGCGCCGCGAACACGGTGCCGGTCGAGGGCCGGAAGACGAGGTTCGCGTAGTCGTCGAGCTGGAGGTCGCCCGGCTCGACCGGGAGCGGCTCGGGGGACCGGGTCGCCGGGGTCAGGGTGCCGTCGACGCCCAGCACCTCGTACCGCTGGCGAGCCGGGTCGCGCTGCAGCAGGAACCCCGCCTCGAGGGCCCAGAGGCCCGGGCTCGCGCTCGCCTCCGACACCCGGTGCGCGTGCCCGTCGGCGAGGACGCGCTCGCCGTCGTACAACCTCCAGGCGGAGGCCTGCGGTCCCTCGTCGTCGTCGGACTCGACCAGGTACGACACCAGCACCTCCCCCGTGCCCGACACCTCGATCCCGCTCGGCCGGCCGGCCTCGACGATCTCGTCGACGGTGCCTCGGGGTCGGCCGCGACCTCGTGCTCGCGCTCGGCGTCGCGCACGGCGTCGCGCTCGGCGTCGCGCACGGCGTCGCGCTCGGCCGGTGAGCCGGGGCCGGCGACCTCGCCGCAGCCGGCCAGGGCCAGCGCGAGGAGCACGAACACGATTCCGAGAGTCCGACGCACGACCCCATCATCGGTGCGCCCTGGTTGACTCGGGGCATGCGCCGAGCCGCCGCGCTCCTCACGCTCGCCGCGCTCGCGGCGGGGTGCTCGGGCGAGCCGCGTCCGGCCGCTCCGACGTCCGGCTCGGCCGCCCCGACGCCCATCCCCACACCGAAGGCGACTCCGCCCCGGGCCTCCGCGGAGCCCGAGCCGCGCGTCTCGCCCGACGACGTCCGGGTCCGTACAGCGACCGCCGCCGTCCGCCACCTCGCGGACGAGATCGGCCCCCGGCCCGGCACCACCCGGGCGTACTTCCGCGCAGCAGCCTGGACGCAGCGCCGGCTCGAGGAGCTGGGCTGGCAGGTCGAGCGGCAACGCTTCCCGACACCGGCCGGCTACTCCTGGAACGGCCCCGTCGCGGCCGGCCCGTCCGTGAACGTGCTCGCCACCCGCGGCGACGTCCGACCCGGAGAGCCCTGGCTAGCC encodes the following:
- a CDS encoding ABC transporter permease subunit yields the protein MTSTLERPAPVRPAPPAPPERRPVPRWVRALGVLGVWIVVWAFTKGQDTLSLPGREHTDLHDSLTGFRDTVLASRDTNPLIQLTYNLGDWFTSVVGWAQRMVSIPDYPRPVPQLGWLGVTALASWVGLALGGWRIAVLVAASFLSFGAFGYWSEALDLLIVTFVAVAASVLIGLPLAVLYGTGGRTVRVVITGVLDAMQTMPTFVYLLPIVLFFGIGAAGAVVCTLVYALPPIIRIAGHGIRSVSGTTIEATDSVGQTRWQRLTKVQLPMARATIVVGLNQTIMAALSMATIASYVDGPGLGQPVLSALTRLDVGGAFVPGMLIVVMAVMLDRTTTAASERPEKLARAGADPRLRRIVLAVAAVGVCVAVWVSRYFPSAAKFPELTWGRTVADAVDRFFTWFLDTFGGATQAFKDAISTALLNPLQALLGESPWWLAGAAILALAAVFGGWRALLPTVLCLAGIRFLDLWHDTMLTLTMTLVGTLMVVALALVLGVWMARSHRVDVALRPLLDAGQTIPPFVYLIPVLALFGTSRFTAIVAGVVYAAPVAVKLVADGVKAVSPTTLEASRSTGATTWQEITKVQLPMARGSLVLAANQGLLYVLAMVVIGGLVGAQALGYDVVLGFSRSEEWGKGAAAGLSIVLLGIMIDRIARASAREV
- a CDS encoding ABC transporter substrate-binding protein; the encoded protein is MRNSGKRVAGLASVAACVTLTLAGCGGSSIDDETKANESQAGDAGDCGDLNLAVNPWVGYEADAYVVGHVAEAELGCKVNYRELKEDVSWQGFGTGQVDVVLEDWGHPDLEKKFFEGTGDGSATDFGPTGNVGVIGWYVPAWLAEEHPDILEWENLNKYAKEFATSESEGQGQFLGADPSFVQFDEAIASNLDLDFKVVFSGSEAASITAFQQAEKNKEFLIGYFYEPQWLFAEVALAKVALPPYEEGCQDDPAKVACDYPETELKKVVSTSWVEEDSTAVGLVQNFTWTNDDQNLVAKYISQDGMSAEDAAAKWVEENPDKVEAWLS
- a CDS encoding FAD-dependent oxidoreductase; translation: MSGPKVVVIGAGVVGAALADELTERGWTDVTVVDAGPIPHTGGSSTHAPGLVFQANSSRMMTELATYTVEKLVSLETDEGPCFLQVGGLEVATSPDRLRELHRRAGWLAATGVPARVLTPAECVAQHDLLDPAVVLGGLLTPTDGLAKAVRAVDAQTRRAAERGATLRPGTEVLDVLVEDGRVVGVETLSRTSGRGRIDADLVVCCAGIWGQKIAAMVGLDLPLTPLEHQLVHTTPVPALAAQTEEVRRPILRHQGADLYYRDDHDRQVIGSYAHRPIPVAVADFEGWDGPEMPSVRVFTPDDFEGPWKDSQALLPALAEAGVESGINGMFSFTTDGAPLIGESPDVAGFWVAEAVWVTHSAGVGRAVAELLVDGVPTTDLHEAALDRFEAHQRGPAYVLERDQQNFVEVYDVLHPLQPMTSPRPLRLSPFHRRQEELGAYFLEANGWERPQWYAANASLLDDYDVPTPGDWASRYWSPIAGAEALATRERVALYDMTALKRIEVVGRGATDFLQGLVTGNVATSVGSVTYCLLLDPRGRIRSDVTVARLSAPPGRQRYQVGANGNLDLAYLQERAPADVFVHDVTPGTCCLGLWGPLAREVVQSVSTDDWSNDGVRYFRGIEAHVGMVPVTALRLSYVGELGWELYTTADLGQKLWDTLWAAGQEHGIIAGGRAAFSSLRLEKGYRSFGADMTWDHTPAEAGVGFAVKTAKEAFVGKSALAALSEPTRRLVCLTSTDPQAVVMGKEPVLHGGDAVGYVTSAAWGFTVERAIAYAWVPAELSSPGTELTVGYFDQELPYVVTEEPLFDPAMTRLRG
- a CDS encoding sarcosine oxidase subunit beta family protein, which codes for MKVSDRLPEHPDFLWADAEPKKAYDVVVVGGGGHGLATAYHLAKDHGITDVAVLEKGWLAGGNMARNTTIIRSNYLWDESAGIYEHSLKLWETLEEELGTSVLFSQRGVLNLAHSLPDIREGKRRVNANQLNGLDAQWLTPEEIGRLVPILDVTDRPRHPVLGGTFQPRAGIAKHDHVAWGYARAAHALGVDIVQGCEVSGFVTDGDTVTAVETSRGRIGLGRLALCAAGHSSVLADLLGVRLPVQSHPLQALVSELLEPVLDTVVMSNAVHVYVSQAHKGELVMGAGVDPQVGYGQRGSFHVIQDQMAAAVELFPIFARAHVLRTWAGIVDVTPDASPIIGRLHQWENAYVNCGWGTGGFKATPGVGSVYAATVAQERPHPLAEPFALDRFVTGRLIDEHGAAAVAH
- a CDS encoding sarcosine oxidase subunit delta: MIRVPCPHCGERDETEFHYGGEAGVDYPADPGALDDAAWSSYLFVRSNPRGWLRERWFHGAGCRRWLTVERHTVTDEIRSPS